From Macrobrachium nipponense isolate FS-2020 chromosome 6, ASM1510439v2, whole genome shotgun sequence, a single genomic window includes:
- the LOC135216522 gene encoding uncharacterized protein LOC135216522 yields the protein MDCGNYKGINLTEHGLKVSERILHERLREVVKIREQQYGFMRGGRTADGIFIVRQLQEKRLEGNQELFCAVGEVKSFEVSVGLHQGSALSPFLFVLVMDVLSEEIRNEELWEFL from the coding sequence ATGGACTGTGGTAACTACAAGGGAATTAATCTAAccgagcatggattgaaagtttcaGAAAGAATACTGcatgagagattaagagaagtTGTAAAGATTAGggaacagcagtatggattcatgagaggaggAAGGACAGCGGATggcatcttcatagtaagacagctacaggaaaagaggctagaaggAAACCAGGAGCTCTTTTGTGCAGTTGGGGAAGTAAAAagctttgaagttagtgttggattacaccaggggtcagcattaagcccatttttgtttgtgctggtcatggatgtgttgagtgaagagatcaggaatgaagagctgtgggagttctTGTAG